A window of Costertonia aggregata contains these coding sequences:
- a CDS encoding SusD/RagB family nutrient-binding outer membrane lipoprotein: protein MKKKYLKSVMVTAIVVLFAACSDDYYDVNTPSNTATVDELRMQDLMGPVILSTMQGQRSAELAFGNYVQNFVSTGGGAIGQTTASGLWSQVYLNVLPNVKIIKDKAIESNAPHIGAVADILTAINIGIATDTWDNIPFSEASEGPDNNFPTFDTQESVYDQIFAVLDNAIAALEAPDNSSFTLGDSDLVYGGDMEKWLRTAYTIKARYQLHLVNKGIIPASDVLTTLEGAYTSTEDDFQVFFDERNINPWYSAEVLARATGNLSNDIASQLVSSMNGDNYPFEGGVITIDPRLPLFAENGGEDEYKGFVSGSAGLAPDGSEANSRFRTDGYYTSIDSPLMLISYAEAKFIEAEAAFLANGGTTTSVGSNTVAYTAYLEGIQASMDMYGVDGTDYLADGAIAVGEAGLMLNHIMKEKYIHNFLNPETFVDFRRYDFSDEVFVGLQIRQEEASDDSDFFGQWFRRAEYPASELNRNEANVLANQELPIVPVWWDRD, encoded by the coding sequence ATGAAAAAAAAATATTTAAAAAGCGTAATGGTCACGGCCATCGTGGTTTTATTTGCGGCATGTAGTGATGATTACTATGATGTGAATACACCTTCAAATACTGCAACGGTTGATGAATTGCGCATGCAGGATTTAATGGGCCCAGTCATTCTAAGTACAATGCAAGGTCAACGTTCGGCCGAACTCGCCTTTGGAAACTATGTCCAAAATTTTGTTAGTACAGGTGGGGGAGCAATTGGGCAAACGACGGCAAGTGGCCTTTGGTCTCAAGTATATCTAAATGTATTGCCAAATGTGAAAATCATAAAAGATAAGGCTATTGAAAGCAATGCTCCACATATTGGCGCAGTCGCAGATATTTTGACAGCCATAAATATTGGTATAGCTACAGATACATGGGACAATATTCCTTTCAGCGAGGCCAGTGAAGGCCCCGATAATAATTTTCCCACATTTGATACGCAAGAATCTGTGTATGACCAAATATTTGCCGTTCTAGATAATGCTATTGCAGCTCTTGAAGCTCCCGATAATTCTAGTTTTACCCTAGGGGACTCTGATTTGGTATATGGTGGCGATATGGAAAAATGGTTGCGCACTGCTTACACTATCAAGGCGAGATATCAACTACATTTAGTCAATAAGGGCATAATACCTGCTAGTGATGTTCTCACAACTTTGGAAGGTGCTTATACCTCTACAGAGGATGATTTTCAGGTATTCTTTGATGAACGAAACATAAATCCGTGGTATTCAGCTGAAGTATTGGCCAGAGCCACTGGAAACCTAAGTAACGATATAGCAAGCCAGTTGGTAAGCTCAATGAACGGTGATAATTATCCTTTTGAAGGTGGAGTGATAACAATTGACCCAAGGTTGCCCCTATTTGCCGAGAATGGAGGTGAGGACGAATACAAAGGATTTGTAAGTGGTAGCGCAGGTCTAGCCCCAGATGGTTCGGAAGCCAACTCTAGATTTAGAACAGATGGGTATTATACGAGTATAGATTCTCCCTTGATGTTAATAAGTTATGCCGAAGCAAAATTCATAGAGGCAGAAGCGGCCTTTCTTGCCAATGGCGGGACTACTACGAGTGTAGGGTCAAATACTGTAGCATATACTGCGTATTTGGAAGGTATACAAGCGAGTATGGACATGTATGGTGTTGATGGAACCGATTACCTGGCCGATGGGGCCATAGCTGTGGGCGAGGCTGGTTTGATGTTAAATCATATTATGAAAGAAAAGTATATACATAATTTCCTAAATCCTGAGACTTTTGTTGATTTTAGACGCTATGATTTTTCCGATGAGGTATTTGTTGGACTTCAGATACGGCAGGAAGAAGCCAGTGATGATAGTGATTTCTTTGGGCAATGGTTTAGAAGGGCCGAATATCCGGCTTCCGAATTAAATAGAAACGAAGCAAATGTTTTGGCCAATCAAGAACTTCCGATAGTTCCTGTTTGGTGGGATAGAGACTGA